The Pseudarthrobacter sp. NS4 genome includes a window with the following:
- a CDS encoding LacI family DNA-binding transcriptional regulator encodes MARATVQDVAKTAGVSVGTVSRVLNGSAAVSASSKEKVTGAIRQLNYRPLASARDLRRDRTMRILALAKNLDSPIISEAFRGVGDAAALSGYVSLIAPTAGDLEREQQLVDILRNGSVDGLVMFSPTMPDDDIEALATQLSVVQVCEIADSEAAFGVSIDDRQAAFDITRHLIETGSRRLAMIGHRAARSGRLREEGFREATAKAALLPEQTLFADGDFDFHAGRRLTRELLKMDPLPDAVFCGSDTVAAGCVREITGAGFRVPEDIAVAGFDDSIQAEMCVPELTTIRQPAYEMGRLAFEALFERMTEPGASRRGRTFLPHELVVRDSTKGEAKA; translated from the coding sequence ATGGCGCGAGCGACAGTCCAGGATGTCGCTAAAACGGCGGGTGTATCCGTCGGGACAGTTTCCCGTGTCCTGAACGGAAGTGCAGCCGTCAGCGCGTCCAGCAAGGAAAAGGTCACCGGAGCCATTCGGCAACTCAACTACCGGCCCCTTGCCTCGGCCCGCGACCTCCGCCGGGACCGGACCATGCGCATTTTGGCACTGGCCAAGAACCTGGACTCGCCCATCATCAGTGAGGCTTTCCGAGGTGTGGGCGACGCCGCGGCACTGTCCGGCTATGTCAGCCTCATTGCCCCGACCGCCGGAGACCTCGAACGCGAACAGCAGCTGGTGGACATCCTGCGCAACGGCTCGGTGGACGGATTGGTGATGTTTTCACCAACAATGCCGGATGACGACATCGAGGCACTGGCGACGCAACTGAGCGTTGTCCAAGTCTGCGAGATCGCCGACTCGGAGGCGGCGTTCGGCGTTTCCATCGATGACCGGCAGGCCGCCTTCGACATCACCCGGCACCTTATTGAAACGGGAAGCCGGCGGTTGGCGATGATCGGCCACAGGGCAGCCCGCTCCGGCCGGCTGCGCGAGGAAGGCTTTCGCGAGGCCACAGCCAAAGCGGCCTTGTTACCGGAACAGACACTGTTCGCAGACGGCGATTTCGACTTTCACGCCGGCCGCCGCCTTACCAGGGAGCTGCTGAAGATGGACCCGCTGCCGGACGCCGTGTTCTGTGGCAGCGACACGGTCGCTGCCGGGTGCGTCCGTGAAATTACCGGCGCGGGGTTCCGGGTGCCGGAGGACATCGCGGTGGCAGGCTTCGACGACTCGATCCAGGCGGAGATGTGCGTCCCTGAACTGACCACCATCAGGCAGCCGGCGTATGAGATGGGCCGCCTGGCATTCGAAGCGCTCTTCGAGCGAATGACGGAACCAGGCGCGTCCCGTCGCGGCCGGACCTTCCTCCCCCACGAACTGGTGGTTCGAGACTCCACTAAGGGTGAAGCAAAGGCTTGA
- a CDS encoding Gfo/Idh/MocA family protein: MNNEQPSVQHAAPPETAPAGELRVGVVGIGWAGQQHLKAYDSLDGVRIVSLAGMEQDLRESLEAEYSIPNGFADWKEMLDHGGLDAISVAVPTFLHAPIAVAALERGLHVLSEKPIARNAVEGQAMVDAARKAGRVLDVAFNHRRRGDIQALKGVIDDGGLGRPYYAKASWLRRSGIPTLGSWFTNPELAGGGPLADIGVHALDYALHLLGEPKVVAVSAATHSELGPQGRGGGSAYSALASSHAFKVEDFASAFLRLEGGGTLLIEASWATYRETDDLLDFTVYGTEGGAELKVQGAPFPPVGQLRVFTEKDGESADYVPPVVPGRAHDGVVEDFVTAVRGGEQVWGEHDGSLALYRAHIIDACYQSAREQREVRL; this comes from the coding sequence GTGAACAACGAGCAGCCGTCAGTACAGCACGCAGCTCCCCCGGAAACAGCTCCGGCAGGAGAACTGAGGGTCGGCGTTGTCGGCATCGGATGGGCCGGACAGCAGCACCTCAAGGCCTATGATTCGCTGGACGGCGTCCGCATCGTGTCGCTGGCAGGCATGGAACAGGACCTCCGCGAGTCGCTTGAGGCCGAGTACTCCATCCCCAATGGCTTTGCCGACTGGAAAGAGATGCTGGACCACGGCGGCCTGGACGCGATCAGCGTCGCAGTGCCCACCTTCCTGCACGCACCCATCGCCGTCGCCGCCCTTGAACGGGGCCTGCATGTACTGAGCGAGAAACCCATCGCCCGCAACGCCGTCGAAGGCCAGGCCATGGTCGACGCGGCCCGCAAGGCCGGGCGCGTCCTGGACGTCGCCTTCAACCACCGACGCCGCGGCGACATCCAGGCACTCAAGGGCGTCATTGATGACGGCGGGCTGGGCCGGCCGTACTACGCCAAGGCATCCTGGCTGCGACGCTCCGGCATCCCGACACTGGGCAGCTGGTTCACCAATCCCGAGCTGGCAGGCGGCGGACCGCTGGCCGACATCGGCGTTCACGCCCTGGACTACGCCCTGCATCTGCTTGGCGAACCCAAAGTGGTGGCTGTCTCCGCAGCCACCCACTCCGAGCTGGGCCCCCAGGGGCGCGGTGGCGGAAGCGCGTACTCCGCATTGGCGTCCAGCCACGCATTCAAGGTGGAGGACTTCGCTTCCGCGTTCCTCCGGCTTGAGGGCGGCGGAACGCTGCTGATCGAGGCGAGCTGGGCGACGTACCGGGAAACAGACGACCTGCTGGACTTCACGGTTTACGGCACCGAGGGCGGCGCGGAGCTCAAGGTCCAGGGGGCACCCTTCCCGCCCGTAGGCCAGCTTCGGGTGTTCACGGAAAAGGACGGCGAAAGCGCCGACTACGTGCCGCCGGTGGTGCCGGGCCGGGCGCATGACGGAGTGGTGGAGGATTTTGTGACAGCAGTGCGCGGTGGTGAACAGGTCTGGGGTGAGCACGATGGATCCCTGGCGCTTTACCGGGCACACATCATCGACGCGTGCTACCAGTCAGCACGGGAGCAGAGGGAGGTTCGTCTCTAA